CAGGCGGGATGCAGATGCTGCTCCCCTGCCTTACACCCCTCAAAACAAGCCGATGTCAGCACGTGCCCCCTCCCCCGAGCCAGCCGGGGGGATGTGCAGGATTAAGCCCTTAATCCTCCTCCCCTTCAACCCACCCTGCGCCGCCGCAGCTCCTACCTCCTCCCGGCTCCCCTCCCTATTTAATTAAAGTTTCCGCAGCAGCCCCGCAGGAATGCAGGCCTGGTTATTGCATTCCCCGGAGCACTCGCCAGCCCCTCCATCCCGCTCCTGCCCCTTTGACCCGGCCGCGCTCCCCATCTCAGGTGCCGGCAAGGAGAAAAACCAGCAGAGCCGCTCTGCCGGCAGCCAAACCGCCTCGGGAGGAGCCGGAACGCCGGCGGAGGGTGGGAGGAGGCCGGCGATGGTGCCACGCGTGGCCCGGGCGGCACGGGCAGATTCCTCCGGAGTGACTGGGGCGGCCGCGGCTGTCCCCGAGCGCTTCCTCGTGCCGCGTCCCGCCGGCAGAGCCAGCCGGGCAGGCAGCGCTTGCGTCAGGGCCACCCGGCCGGCCTCGGCGTGGCGCGGGGGAAAACAGTCATTAGTGTCATCCCTGATGGCGGCACTGCCCAGCGCCGTGtgggcagaggcacagctgggtCAGGGCAGTccggctgccccagccccagcaggacaAGACCTGTGGGCGTGGGGCACGCTGGCAAGGGTAGGTGTATGGGGGGACAGAACTGGGGGGATTTGGCTGGGAAGAGTCTCAgaactggagcatctctgctggCATGTGTTGGCTCCTGTGGCAGTTGCCAGCCTGGGAGGGAGCCAGGCGTGGAAAGGGACATTTACCCCATAGTGGCCCAAAGTCACACCCAAAGAGGGTGACAGGCACCAGCACCCTTAGAACTCACGCCAGGTGACGATGAAGTGCGTTGGCGGCAGAAGAAGCAGTGGGGTATCCCTGcctcccagtgccaggctggccggtggccctgctggcacccatccctctgtgccagccagAGGAAAACCCTTGTCGCCACCGCGGGGGGACCTGCTTGGCCCCAGAGCAGGTCAGTGACCCCAGACAGCAGCCCCTGAGAACAAGCAGAACAAGGGCAGCCAAACCCCACCCCAGCCAAGCCCTCCACTGAGGGGGGTGGTGGTGgacactgctgccagcagctcccacctctGCCTGACCCCAGCCATCACATCTGCCAGGACAGAGCAAGCATGGGACGGGCCCAAGACCATGCTGGTACCGTAAGGGTCTGGAGCCCTTCTGCTGGCAGAGCACTTCACCGCCACCCGGCTATGCCAGATGGAGCCGTGCTCCATGTCAGCCCCAAATACATCCCTGCCCTTGCCCGTGATGGATGCAGCACCAGACCAGGATCCCAGGGCCAGACCCCAGTGCATCCCATGGTAAAACAAGGATGcggcagggacagggaagcAAAAGCCTTCTATGAAGCCTTGTCCCAGCCCACTGCAGTGCCACcgccccagcccagccaaggCCCTATCATCAGCCGAGGCAGGGGCCAGCCGGGTGCCCCTGGCTCAGCTGAGGCCCCGCAGGGAGCAGGACATACCGACCCTTAGCCGAGGCCCCGGTGACACTCTGTCACTCTGGGTGCCCAGGCCACACCGGGTGTCCCACCGCCCGGCCCGGGCCCACTAGGGTCCCCCGGGCCCCATCACCCCATGAGCCCGCGGATGCCCGGCAAAGCCTCCTCCCGCCCGTGGGCTGCCTCCCCACAGAGCCCCGGTGGCCATGCCGAGTACCAGGCGGTGTGGCGGCCGCGGGACTCACCGTGGCGGGCGGtgcggggccgtgcggggcgGTCGGTCAGTCCATGGCGGCAGCGCAGCGGCAGCCGGGCGAGCGCTCCCCTCTCTGGCGGCgccgggcgcggggggcggcaTTTAAagcgcgggggcggggcctgccCTCCCGCCGGGCGCCCATTGGCTGAGAGCACGGAGGGGGTGGGGCGGGGCACGGCCGCCACGGAGGCTCCGCCCCCGCTCACCTGGGGCCCGACGGGGGCGGCAccgcggggacccccgggagcCCCCGAGCCGCGGGGACCGCGGGGACATCCAGGACCTCTGGGACCCTGGAGTCACAgggacccccgggacacccAGGACCTCTGGGACTCTGGAGTCACAgggacccccgggacacccAGGACCTCTGGGGCCCTGGAGTCACAgggacccccgggacacccAGGACCTCTGGGACCCTGGAGTCACAgggacccccgggacacccAGGACCTCTGGGACCCTGGAGTCACAgggacccccgggacacccAGGACCTCTGGGACCCTGGAGTCACAgggacccccgggacacccAGGACCTCTGGGACCTCAGAGTCACAgggacccccgggacacccAGGACCCCCGGGACACCCAGGACCTCTGGGACCCTGGAGTCACAgggacccccgggacacccAGGACCTCTGGGACCCTGGAGTCACAgggacccccgggacacccAGGACATCTGGGACCTCAGAGTCACAGGGACCATCAGGGCACCCAGGACCTCTGAGtcacagcagcccccagcacctccaggaccTCTGGGACCTGGGAGTCACAAGGATTCCAGAGGCCTCCACAGGGACCTCCAGACTCCGTGACCCCAGGACCTACCAGAGTCACAGGGACCTTGAGACTTCAGGAGCCTCCAGAGTCACAAGGACCTCTAGGACCCCTTGGGAGCTCCATGTGACCCCAGGGCTCCCCAGAGTCACAAGGATCCCCAGGACCCACAGGACCTTTGGAAGCTCCCAGACCTTCCAAACCCTccagagccccccaggaccTTCAGCAACCCTGAAGCCGGGATCCCTGGGACCCCAGCACCCCTGGTGTGTGTACACACAGGTATAGGGCTAAATCCAGGTATAAGTATCTCCCTTGTATCCCCAGCACCCATGGGACCCCTGGCAACCCTGGTAACAAAAAAAGGCTGGGCTGGGTGTCCTTGGCACCCCCAGGGACTCCCATATCCAGTGTGCCCAGGGCAACCAGGGACTCTGGCACCAATGAGCCCCAGTGCCCTGGGGTCCCAGTCCCCCCATGCCTCTGGCGTCCACAGGGCTTCTGCCACCGTGTaccaggggacagggggaaaGTGGGTGGCCCTCGCATGCCCCTGTGACAGTAGAGCAATGCTCCCTGTTTGGCATGGTGACGATGGCATGGGTTGGGCTGGGACAACCAGGCACTCAGGGTGCCCTTGTCCCAGACCTGCACCACcgtggtgctggcagtgctggtgactgtggtgacagcagggcaggggaccCCGGTGCCTGTCCCAGGCATCCTGGCAGTGTTTGCCGAGGTTGTGCCAACAGTCCTGGGGCAGGATCATGCCATACCACCCGCAGATATCCTTCATGGCATGGGATGGCACGGAGCACTCCCTCCCCttggcacagccacaggaacGTCAACCGAAAGTAATAGATTGTCCCTTTGGTCTCTGCCTGCGGCGCTCCCTCCTCCACCCCTGCCGAGGGAAGGCACAGAGTCTCTCTGTGCCCCTCTCACCACTGTCCCCTCAGGCCACCGAGTATTCCCTGTggtcccctcctgtccccctgcGCGGTGTGGGACAGGgtgcaggacagggagcagggacacgCTCCAGCTGGCACAGCCGGGCCGCAGGGCACTCCCGGGGCTGGCTGGCTCCACAGGTGCCGGGGGAGGCGGGCGGTGAGCCGGGTGTGCCACGCGCCCTCCCCGAACTGGCCAAGCCGGCCCGGCCGGCCTCGGGGCAACCCTGCGGGTGCCGGAGGCTTCCCCAGGTGAGGCCATGGccgggcacagggagcagggcagggagcgggaTGCCCCACGGCTGGGCACTGTGCAGCCGGGGCTGGAAGCAGGTGGCAGTGACATCCTGCTGTCAGCCTGTCAGCCCGGGCTGGGACAGTGAGGGTTGTCACCTGGGGACCAGCCCAGCACCCTGCACCCCTGGGCACGGCGCTGCCCTCCCATCGCAGCATGGCCTTATCCTGCCCCACGCTGCCCCAGGACGGAGTTTGGGGTGTGCACCAGCATCCAGCCCCATATCCATGGGGGTGCTGTGCCCATGGGGGCCCCTGGCTCAGCACCCCCCTTCCCTTGCAGGGTGACCATCCCGCTGTACGACGCCGACACGGGactgctggtgctggcagggaaggTGAGGTCCCATGGCTGGGGGGTGTAGGGAGGCACTGGGGGGACAGGAGGATGCAGGGGGGTATCGTGAGGTGCAGCTTGGTACGTGTGGGTGCACCAGTGGAGTACAGGAGGTTGCATGTGGGTGCAGTGGGGTGCTTCCTACAGCCCTGCTCATTCCCTGTCCCTACCATCTCTCTTCCAGGGAGAAAACCTCCTCTACTGCTTTGAGGTGGCCCCCACACAGCCAGCACTCACCCAGGGTAAGCAGGTCCCATCCCACCCATATCTCCCCCGGGGGGCTCACCACTGCCCGGCCACCCACCCCACGGCCACCCTGCCTGTCCCGCAGTGACCCAGTGCCGGACAGAGGGCAGCACGCGGGGCCTGGCGGCCGTGCCACGCCTGGCCCTGGATGTCATGGCCTGCGAGGTGCTCCGTGTCCTGCAGCTCACTGACACCGCCCTCGTCCCTGTCAGCTACCTGGTGCCACGCAAGGTAAGGGGGCCCTGTGGGTGTAGATGCCTGGTGTCATCTCATGGGTGACACCTCACCAGCACTGGGTGACAAAAAGGACCTGGCTGCAGTCCCcagcctggggagagcaggagtgGAGGTCAAACCTGGATGCTGGAGGTGGGTTGCAGAGTCTGGGTGCTGGATTTGGGGAGCCGGGTGCTGCATGCAGGATTGGGGTGCTGGAGAGTGGATGCTGACAGCTGGGTGCCACCTGCTGGGTGCTGTTGTGCAATGGGTGCTGGGCACTTCAAGCAGCAGAAGTTTGGGTGCTGGGTAGTGGGGTCTGGGTGCTGGAAGTGTCTAGGGGTGCCCAGGGGTGCCCCAgttgcagcaggacagaggctGTGGGATTTTGAGAACATCTATCTCACCCCATTCCCTCTCCCCCAGTCTGTCCAGGAGTTCCACGAGGATCTGTTCCCTGACTgcacagggatgctgccagcCACCGACGCCCAAGGCTGGtgggcaggggacagccagcAGGTCAGTGTCATCCGGGGGGGTGTCCTTCCTGGTGGCATTGCCGCGGCGCCATGCTCACCGTTGTGCTCGCTGCAGGTGGGGAGGGTCAGCCTGCACCCTGCACGGAGACCCACAGAGACCTTCACATCCCCCATCATTGCTGGCACCGGCCCCACCAACGCCGGCCACACAGACACCGACACTGGCCACACCGACGCAGACCAGAGCGTGAGTATGGGGCGCTGGAAAATTGCACTGAATGCTGAAGGGGTGGGGTCCCTGCTGCCCTCATCCCATAAGACAAGGCTAGGGTGCCAGCACCCCCTGCCTGGGCTTTCTCTCCCGTAGGAAGCCAGTGGCTACTCCTCACCGTCCTCACTGGCCTCACCAGGCAGCACGGCCACCTCGCTCTCAGCCAGCACCGGCCCCTCCAGTGGCTttgccagcagccccagccagaaGTCCCTGCAGAGCATTTTGGGTGAGCAGGCAGTGGGGCGGGCTCGGGGTGCCCCACTGGGGGGACTCAGGGCGCTCACCCAGCCCTCGCCCGCTGCAGGGCCCAGCTCCCGCTTCCGGCACGCGCAGGGCCGGGTGCTGCACCGGGACCAGCACCTCACCAACCTGCGCGGGCTCAGCCTCACCACGCCGGGCGAGTGCGACGGCTTCTGCGCCAACCAGCAGCGTGTCGCCCTGCCCCTGCTCTCTGCCGGCGGCCAGATCGCCGTCCTCGAGGTAGCCCGGGGAGGTGCGGAGGCCGGCACGGCGCCGTGCGTGCCGTGCCGGTGACCCCCGGCTCTCGCCCGCAGCTCTCCAAGCCCGGCCGTCTCCCCGACGCGGCCGTGCCCACCATCCAGAATGGCGCAGCGGTGGCCGACCTCACCTGGGACCCCTTCGACCCGCGGCGCCTCGCTGTCGGTACGTgcgtgccagccctgccagggcgTGCCCGGAGAgtcccccagctccaggcatTCCGGCTCACCCCATTAACCACTGCCCGTCCCTTCTGGTGCGCAGCGGGCGAGGACGCCAGGATCCGGCTGTGGCGGATCCCTGAGGGAGGGCTGCAGGAGACCCTGCAGGAGCCTGAAGCTATTCTCCGAGGTGAGGGGCCTATTGAGCACCCCACAATGGGGACAAACCAGCCTGGTGACACCCACAGCTGGGGACAACCACGCACTACTGAACCTCACCAGGTCACACGGAAAAGATTTACTCCATCCGCTTCCACCCCGTGGCATCCGATCTCCTGGTCTCCTCCTCCTACGACATGACCGTGCGGATCTGGGAGCTGAGCGCCGGGCGGGAAGTCTTgtgcctgcagggacacacGGATCAGGTATGAGATGACAAACCCAGGGACACCTGAGAGGCAACTCTGGGACATTTGCACAACATCTGTCTCTCCAGATTTTCAGCATGGCTTGGAGCCCGGATGGGAAGAAGCTGGCAACGGTGAGCAAAGACGGACGGATACGGCTCTACGAGCCACGGTGCAGCTCTCAGCCTCAACAGGTACAATCCCAGCACTGGGGAcgggctggagagctgggggtgtggGCAGGAAACCCTCCCTGTGGGCACACGactgcacccccagctctctcgGAGCAGGCAGGGTTACCTTCACCCCATGCAGGAGGGCCCAGGGCCTGAGGGGGGACGCGGAGCGCgcctggtttgggtttgtggtGGTGACTACCTCCTGGTGTCCGGCTTTGACAGGTAAGGAGGGGGACACATACCAGGGCAGGGGTCCCTGAGGACACTGCTTGCTCTCACTGTCACCTCCCCACAGCCGCAGCGAGAGGAGGATCCTCCTGTACCGGGCACAGGCCCTGCCTGAAGGACCCTTGTCTGTCCTTGGTCTGGATGTGGCCCCTTCCACCCTCCTGCCCTTTTACGATGAGGATACCAGCATCGTCTTCCTCACCGGCAAGGTGAGGGCTTGCACTCCAAAAAACTGTGgggctccctgcctgcagcaccccacTGTGGAGGGaccctccatgtccccatctCGCTCCATCCCCAGGGTGACACCAGAGTCTTCCTCTATGAAGTGACCCCCGAGCCCCCCTATTTCCTCGAGTGCAACAGCTTCGCCTCCAATGAACCCCACAAGGTAAAGGGGGGATATGCTGCCTGTCCCTGACCCCCTacctgtgctgccaggcccCACTCACACCCCCGCCCCACCAGGGCTTCGTCTTCCTGCCCAAAACGGCGTGCGAGGTGCGGGAGGTGGAGTTTGCCCGGGCGCTGCGCCTGGGGCAGAGCACCCTGGAGCCCGTGGCTTTCCACGTGCCACGCGTCAAGGTAGGTGGCGAGGGGCTGGCCGTGtttggggatggggacaggaggcAGGGCGCCCCCTGAGCGCCCCTCGGCCCCGCAGAAGGAGTATTTCCAGGACGATGTCTACCCGCCGACCCGCGTGTGGTGGGAGCCGGCCCTGGGTGCCGGTGCCTGGCTGGACGGGCAGGACGGGCAGCAGCGCCGCGCCAGCCTGCGCCCCGCAGACatggtgccaggtgggtgcAGGGGCTGGGCGAGGACCCCCGGCCCTCAGGGGTGGCTGGGGGGGCTTCAGTCGGTGGGGCAGAGCCCTCCCGCCCCATGGTGACACCACTCTCACAGTGAGTGAGGCCCCCAAAGAGGCTCCCGCTCGGAAGTTCGTCCCTGCGTCCGTGTACCTGGAGGAGAAGACCGACGagcagaagaaggaggaggtgggTTCTGGGGTGAGCAGCCTGCGCCAGGGCCGGGGGTGATGCCCCGCGCCCCACGGCTCTGCCCGGCCtctccccacagctcctcagcGCCATGGTGGCCCGGCTGGGCAACAGGGACGACCCGCTGCCCCAGGACTCCTTCGAGGGCGTCGACGAGGACGAGTGGGTGAGTGCGGGACGGGGACACACGACCCCCGGCCGGGTCGCACCCGGCGCCGCCGCGCCCCTCACCCCCGGCCTCCCGCAGGACTAGGCTGGACCCGCACCCCCAGAGCAGCCGGGACCCCCGCacccgccgggcccggcggggcgaccaggaggaggaggaggaggaggaggaggaagagatggAGAAGGCGCAGGGCCCGCCGCGGGCAGGACCCGCTATTAAAGCCGCTGCACCAGCACCGTGTCCTGCCGTGATCCTGGGACACcgcgggggacacggggaccgGGAATGGGGGAGACACAGGGAACAAGGGGGCATGTGGAACGGGGGCgacacagggacaggctccGGGGGGATACGGGCATCGGGGTGACACGGGGATCGACAGTGGAGGGACACGGTAACCGAGCGGGACATGAGGACCGGCCCCGGGTGGACATGGAGACCCGACACCGGGGGACACGGAAATCGGGGATAACACAGGGATCGAGGCAGGGGGAAACACGGGCACTGGGGGGAACACGGGGACCGGAGGGACaccgggaccggcaccgggatATCACAGGTTCCGGGGATGGGGGCACAGGGACCGGGGGCACACGGACAGCGGGGCCGGGGAAGTCGCGCCCCACCCGCGGGCGGGCCTCCCGCGCGGGGAGACCGCCAGAGGGcgctgtggctgcagaggggacgctccgcccgcgccgccgccgtCTCGGTGTCCGCCGTGACCCTCAGCCCCGGCCACGTGACCGCCGGGGCGGAAGCGGCGGCGGGGACATGGTGAGAGGGGACGGGGGGGACATCGGGACGGGGCCCGGGCAGGGGCAGCGGGCTCGGGAATGTGCGAAGCAGCGGGTTCCGGGAGGGACAGGGCCGgtggagaggggacagggtCAGGGGAAGGGGTCACAGGAccagggaagggggaagaagtcatggggaggggggacagggCCAGTGAAagtggagcagggacagaggagggGATCACAGGACCAGCGGAGAGGGGACAAGGCATGGGGACGGGGGACAGGGGAGAGTGGAAAGggcctggggaggggacagggtcTGGGAAAGGTATCACAGGGCCTGGgtgcggggacagggacagagaagGGGGCACGGGGCCAGGTACGGCCATGACAGCAGTCAGGTGCGGTCAGAGCAGACccccaggggatggggagaggtGACAGAGCCCATGGGGAGGTGACAGGGCGAAGGAGCCGTGGTGGCTGTGACAGCAGGGTGTCCCCGCAGGCCAAGTACCTGGCACAGATCATTCTGGTGGGGGCCCAGGTGGTGGGACGGGCCTTCATGCGGGCGCTGCGCCAGGAGTTTGCAGGTAGgagctgggatgctgctccATGAGCTCCGTGTGCCCACGCTGCCCTGCTGGGCGCTGCTCCACGTCCCcacccttccctgggcaccccagCGCTCCCCATCCcgggctgtgcctgcaggggacactgccaggtTGTCACCGGGCTCCATCCTGGCCCTGGCCCCGCTGCCAGGCTCCCAGGGATCCCGGCACCCCAAAGGGCAGAGTGGGATAATCCCTGGGAtgtggcagccccagcctggtccctgccacctccctggcgCTGGGACAGCGTCCGGATGGCCCCGGGGTGGctggatggggacagagggggacaCCGGGGTCCGAGCACCTGGAAGTGCGCAGGCTTTGCTGCCTGAGGGCCGGGGTGGCCCTCAGGGGGACTCAggccctggtgtccccagcgAGCCAGGCCGCAGCCGATGCACGGGGACGCGCCGAGAGGCCCCAGTCCGCTGCTGCCTCCAGGATCATCGGCATCAGCCTCCAGGAAGCTCAGCAGATCCTCAACGTGTCCAGCCTCAACCCTGAGGAGATCCAGAAGGTAGAGGCTTCCTTGGAGCCAGGGAGGGATGGTGCTGGCAGGGCCTGGCCTCTCCAAGGGTGCTGCTATGCACGGGGGTGGCAGCTGGTCCCCCGCGCTGTCTTGGGCTCAGTTATCACAGTTTGAGGattccctgccccagctggagcagccctccAGACTTGGCCTCTGCATCTGCCCAGCAcggctgctcagggaagggaCGTGGGATCTCTGGAGGTGCCCTGCTGGGAACATGGGGACTCCCAAGGGGTGTCAGGCAGAGGTAGCCGTGTCCCCAGGATCACTCTTCAGCAATTCTCTGGGGACTGGGAGGCTGCCAGGGTTTGGGAGTGGAAATGGCAAGGCCGGGGGTGCCTCTGAGCCAGAGCTTCTCTCGGCAGAACTACGACCACTTGTTCAAGGTGAACGACAAATCAGTGGGAGGCTCCTTCTACCTGCAGTCCAAGGTGAGCGCcgggaggagcagggcaggggctgcaccttccttcccctgcctgtgTTTTGGGACAGGCAGAGCCTGGATGTAgccagggatgaggcagggaggggagtgggcaccccatccctgtgtgtcaccccatccctgtgcgtcaccccatccctgtgcgtcaccccatccctgtgcGTCACCCCATCGCTGTGTGTCACCCCATCGCTGtgtgtcaccccatccctgtgcGTCACCCCATCGCTGtgtgtcaccccatccctgtgtgtcaccccatccctgtgcGTCACCCCATCGCTGTGTGTCACCCCATCGCTGtgtgtcaccccatccctgtgtgtcaccccatccctgtgcGTCACCCCATCGCTGTGTGTCACCCCATCGCTGtgtgtcaccccatccctgtgtgtcaccccatccctgtgcGTCACCCCATCGCTGTGTGTCACCCCGTGTCCCACAGGTGGTGAGAGCCAAGGAGCGGCTGGACGAGGAGCTGCGCATCCAGGCCAAGGGCGACAAGGAGAAGGGGCGGAAAGCCGAGACGTGACTGCTGCCACCCCTGCCCCCCGTGCCCCTCACCCTTAACTTATAGGTAGCCAATAAACACCGTGTCCTCCAGCACGTGGCCTGGCTGCTCCACGCccggggagggagcggggacctgcctgcccagcaatccctgcagggatcGGCCCCTCCGAGGGGCTGCGTTTGCCCggggcgggaggaggaggaggaggaggaggcagttGGGGAAGaaggggtgtccccagggcactgAGGCTGCCAGGGCTCAAATGGCActgggggaggctgcaggagctaTTTTTGGTGGGGAGGTTGGATGCTCTTGGATGGAGCGCACGGCTACCTCTGGCTCCGTAccctgggagtgctgtgccgTTACCTTCTCCCAGCGTGGATGGCTGCTGGCTCGGGgtgaggggctgtgaggggacacGCTGTGGCTGTCCCCACCTGCAGCTCACCCCGCCGATGCTGGCAGGCTTTCACTGGTGCCGAGGCCGCCTGAGCAGGAGCgtggggacacggctgggggTCAGGCAGGGTCAGCTGTGCCCCCAAGGTCACACCCGTCcccccccctgcacccccctgtccccagcgcCGTTGGCACCACGACCAAGGGCTGAAACAGGAACTTACTTCAACTTCACTTTATTGTTTTCTTAATAAACTTCCTCTCCCCTGGACGAATATAGTGTTACAGTCGTTAGCTTATCTCGTACTTGTGCAGTCCTTACACGCTACGCTAACAGCGATGGAGCCcaacaggaggaaaataaaaacaacccagAAACTACGATAGAAAGGCACTTCGAGACCGTTAAAATACTGATGTCCTGGAATGTGCAACAACAAACCGATGAGGAGCGAGGAGACGTTTCACCGGCCGGGGCGGCCTGGTCGAGGGCCCGCGGCCATGCTGGGCTAGGGCAGCGCCGGGCGGCCGCCGGTGAGGGCAGGGAGACCGGCTCCCTGCGGGGCACGCGGGGCTCCTTCAGCACGGGAAGGCGGCACCGGGGAGACCCCCGTGGCTCGGAGCGAGCAGGATGCGTGTGACCCCCGGGattggggggggtggggagctCCGAGCTCCGCCCGCGCTGAGGCTGGGCACGCTGCCCCACGGCCGGGGGCTCACCCGGGAGCATCCCAGCGCTGCATCCCGAGGAGCGGGTGCCCGGCAGCCGCTGCCGGCCGTGCCCGCGCTGCCCGCATGCGCTCGCGGTGCGTGGTTAGGTATGAGCGTAGCTAGAGCGGGGCTGTGCCCCGGCGAGCAGCACACGCGGCCGTGTGCCTTGTCACGGGAGGGCCGGGGGGGCGGCGGGACGGGGGCGGCAGCGGGGAGGGAGAGGGTTGGAGGCGGGCGGACGCCGGGCCGGCGAGTGCCCAGCCAGCTGGGCCCGGCTCGGGGTGCCGTGGCTGCGGCACTGCCCGCGGCCGTGCGGGGTGGGATGGCACGGCCGGGCACGGCTCGGGGCTGCGGAGCGGGTGGTCCCCCGGCTGTCACCCCGCTGTCCGTGCGGCAGgagcctgggggctgcagccccccacagcagcaccGAGGCCTCGGCAGGGAGACGCCGAGTCAGCGGAAGCAGGAGAGCCCGAGCGGGACCCTGTCGGAGCAGGGGGCTGGTCGAGAAATAAATAGCGGCGTATCCGGCTGCCTagggccggggggggggggggggggggcagggggccccccccccccgtgcccaACCTGCCCCCAGCACGGGGTCGCAGCCGGCTCCGGCCGCCGAGGGATTATTGCTTTTCTCAGAAGAGTCCGTTCTTCTTTCGTGACGGGTAAAAGCACGAACGAGGCCCCgccggggctgcagggggaggagagggCCATGCCCCCCGTCCCCAGGGAGCGGGATCTGCCCACGGGGCCGGCGGCTGACCCCGGGCATCGTCGGGCCCCTCAGTTGACGGCGGCGGGCTTGAGCAGCAGGGAGCCGGGGGGAATGAGCACCCAGCCGGGGGGCAGCGCCTCGGGGCTGCCCCCCGAGCTGACACCGGCCGAGAGGTCGAGCACGGCCCCcggcagcagtgccaggctctcGGGGGGCacccgcggccgccccggctCCGTCCTTTCGCCCCTCTCCTTCCGGCTCTCCAGCCCCTTGCCCGCCTTGGGCGGCCGCCCCTCGGCCCCGCTGCCCTTCTCCCCCTCGGCCTTGGCCCCGCCGGCCAGCAGCGACATGacgggcagccccagccccgccgcgaAGGGCGAGGGCAGCAGCGGGCTCTTGGCCAAGTTCAAGGGGCCGCCGTTGAGGGGCAGGACGGGGCCGGGCAGAGCGGGCAGCGCGCCCGCAGCCCCGCAGCCCAGGGCGCTGAGGTCGAGCGGCGCCGGTGCCAAAGGGATGGGCAGCGCCGGCAGCCCCGGCGGAGCGAAGAGGGCGGCGGGGTTGGGGATGACGAGCTGCGCCCCGTTAACGTAGGGCACCTCCGCCGAGCCCAGGGGCGTTTTGGGAGGCGGGTGGACCTTGAGCATCTCCGGGTGCTCAGGGGACACAAAGTGGCCGTGGGCTTTGATGTGCTTGCGGAGGGAGCTGGGGTCGGTGTAGCGTTTGTGGCAGCCCGGCATCTTGCAGGAGTAGGGCTTCTCCACGTAGTGCGTGCGGGTGTGCTTGAAGCGGTCGCTGGAGTTGGAGTAACGCTTGTTGCAGCCTTCGTAGGGGCAGATGTAGGGCTTCTCACCTGTGGGACAGCACCGGGTCTGCCAGGGGGCACCAGCCCTgccgtgtcccccgtgtccccccgagccccccgctGCCCCAGTGAGCGCAGTGCGGGGGCTGCGCTGACCTGTGTGCGAGCGGTTGTGGATT
The genomic region above belongs to Vidua chalybeata isolate OUT-0048 chromosome 16, bVidCha1 merged haplotype, whole genome shotgun sequence and contains:
- the CORO7 gene encoding coronin-7 isoform X1 — translated: MNRFKASKFRHTEARLPRREAWISGIRAGSVPSCGNHVKASCRWIAFNAEAAGVLGIVPLECEDGGKRTISQLCCHSDVVTDFDFSPFDQLLLATGSADETVKVWRLPESGQDIPGGAGQTLGPGGAPVDALQFHPTADAVLASGAGKRVTVWDLGQQQPLTVLDSHGDQLQSLTWKRDGRLLGTSCKDKKLRIFDPRAGPAASQTVPGHDNNKDSRLLWMGSSDCLISVGFSQMREREVKLWDARRLSGAMFTMALDTSPGVTIPLYDADTGLLVLAGKGENLLYCFEVAPTQPALTQVTQCRTEGSTRGLAAVPRLALDVMACEVLRVLQLTDTALVPVSYLVPRKSVQEFHEDLFPDCTGMLPATDAQGWWAGDSQQVGRVSLHPARRPTETFTSPIIAGTGPTNAGHTDTDTGHTDADQSEASGYSSPSSLASPGSTATSLSASTGPSSGFASSPSQKSLQSILGPSSRFRHAQGRVLHRDQHLTNLRGLSLTTPGECDGFCANQQRVALPLLSAGGQIAVLELSKPGRLPDAAVPTIQNGAAVADLTWDPFDPRRLAVAGEDARIRLWRIPEGGLQETLQEPEAILRGHTEKIYSIRFHPVASDLLVSSSYDMTVRIWELSAGREVLCLQGHTDQIFSMAWSPDGKKLATVSKDGRIRLYEPRCSSQPQQEGPGPEGGRGARLVWVCGGDYLLVSGFDSRSERRILLYRAQALPEGPLSVLGLDVAPSTLLPFYDEDTSIVFLTGKGDTRVFLYEVTPEPPYFLECNSFASNEPHKGFVFLPKTACEVREVEFARALRLGQSTLEPVAFHVPRVKKEYFQDDVYPPTRVWWEPALGAGAWLDGQDGQQRRASLRPADMVPVSEAPKEAPARKFVPASVYLEEKTDEQKKEELLSAMVARLGNRDDPLPQDSFEGVDEDEWD
- the CORO7 gene encoding coronin-7 isoform X3; this translates as METRHRGTRKSGITQGSRQGETRALGGTRGPEGHRDRHRDITGSGDGGTGTGGTRTAGPGKSRPTRGRASRAGRPPEGAVAAEGTLRPRRRRLGVRRDPQPRPRDRRGGSGGGDMAKYLAQIILVGAQVVGRAFMRALRQEFAASQAAADARGRAERPQSAAASRIIGISLQEAQQILNVSSLNPEEIQKNYDHLFKVNDKSVGGSFYLQSKVVRAKERLDEELRIQAKGDKEKGRKAET